The following nucleotide sequence is from Pseudonocardia abyssalis.
GCCGGCCGGCCCGCCCCGCGACGTGCTGGTCGTGGGCGGCGGTGCGGCGGGGCTGGAGGCGGCCAGGGTGCTGGCGACGGCCGGGCACGGGGTGCGGCTGGTCGAGCAGGCCGACGTGCTGGGCGGGGCGCTGCTCCTCGCCGCGGCGGTCCACGGGCGGGCGCGGATGGGGCTGCTGGTGCCGTGGTGGACCGCCGAACTGGCGCGGCTGGGGGTGGCGGTCGAGACCGGTGTCCGCGTCACCGCCGACGACCTCGACGCCGCGGGGCCGCACGTGGTCCTCGCGACCGGGTCGCGCCCCGGCCCGCTCCCGTACGACACCGACGGGCCGGTCCTCGCCGCGGCGGAGTTCGAGGCGGGCGTCCTGGCCGGAGCGGGGCTGCCGCCGGGTCCCGTCCTCGTCCACGACCCGCTCGGCGACTGGACCGGCGTCGGGATCGCCGAGCAGCTCGCCGCCGGAGGCCGGGAGACCGTGCTCGTCACCCCCGACCAGGTCGCGGGAACCCAGCTCGCGATCACCGGCGACCTGGCCCCGGCCAACGCCCGGCTGGACCGGGCCGGGGTCGTGCGCGAGCTGCGCTCCCGGCTGGTCCACGTGCGCGACGGGCGGGCGGTGCTGGCGCACGTCTGGACCGGGGAGCGTCGCACCGTGGCGTGTGCCGCGGTGGTCGACTGCGGCCACCGACTCCCCGAGGACGCCCTGTGGCGCGCCCGGCCCCACCTGCCGCGCGCCGGCGACTGCGTCGCGCCGCGCACCGTGCACGAGGCCGTGCTGGAGGGCCGTCGGGCCGCGGTGGAGGCCGTGCGCGGACGAGGCGGCCCGGGCGAGCGTCTCCGCGCACGGCCGTGCTGAACGACCCACTCCGCCTCGGCCCGCTGACGCTGCGGAACCGGGTCGTCTTCTCCGCCCACCTGACGAACTACGCCGTCGACGGCCTCCCGACCGCGCAGCACGCCGCCTACTACGCGGCGCGCGCCGCGGGCGGGGCCGGGCTGGTGATCACCGAGGAGCACGGCGTCGACCGGCACGACCGTCCCTACGAGAAGCTGATCCACTCGTGCGCGGACGCGCTCCCCGGCTACCGCGCGATCACCGACGCGGTGCACGCCCACGGGGCCGCCGTGTTCGCGCAGCTCACCCACAACGGCGGGCAGGCGAGTGGGATGTACTCGCGCCGGCCGGTGCAAGCACCGTCGCCGGTGCCGGACCCACTGTTCCGAGAGGTCCCGGTCGAGCTCGACACCGCGGGCATCGCCCGGATCGTCGACGGCTACGCGGAGACCGCGGCCCGGTGCGTCGCGGGCGGGTTCGACGGCGTCGAGCTGCAGGGATCGCACTCGTCGCTGATCCGACAGTTCCTCTCACCCGCGACGAACCACCGCACCGACTCCTACGGCCGCGACCGGGACCGTTTCCTGATCGAGGTCGTCGACGCCGTCCGCGCCGCGATCGGGCCCGACCGCGTGCTCGGCGTGCGGTTGTGCGGCGAGGAAGGCATCGACCAGGGCATCGGGATCGATGCCGCGGTCGCGACCACCCGTGGGCTGGCGTCGCGCGTCGACTACCTCAACACCTCCATCGGCGTCGCCACCTCGACGCTCCACCTGATCGAGGCGTCGCTCCGGTTCGCCCCGGGCTACGCGCTGCCCATCCCGGCGGCGATCCGGCGGGCCGTGGACCTGCCGGTGATCGGGGTCGGGCGGTTCACCACCCCCGCCGACGCCGAGCGCGCGCTGGCCGACGGGGCCTGCGACCTCGTCGGGGTCGTGCGCGGGCAGATCGCCGAGCCCGCGTTCGCCTCGGCGCCGGTGCGCGCGTGCGTGGGCTGCAACCAGGAGTGCGTCGGGCGGGTGGGACAGAACCGGTGGCTGGGCTGCGTGGTCAATCCGCGGGCCGGGCGGGAGGCCGTGGCTCTGCCCGCGCCGGGAGTCCCGACGCGGGTGCTCGTCGTCGGCGGGGGGCCGGGCGGGCTGCGGGCCGCGGCCACCGCGGCGGTGCGGGGGCACCGGGTCGTGCTGTGCGAACGCGACGGTGCGACGGGCGGGGCGGTGCGCCTCGCCGCCGCCGCGCCCGGGCGGGCCGAGTTCGGGAACGTGGTGCGCGACCTGCTCGCGGAGTGCCGGGCCGCGGGCGTCGAGATCCGGACGGGCGTCGACGTCGACCCGGCGTACGTCGACCGGGAGGCGCCCGACGTCGTGGTGCTGGCGACCGGCGCGCGGGCGCGCGTACCGGACTGGGCGCGCGGGATCGCCGGGGTGGTCGACGTGCGCGACGTGCTCTCGGGTCGGGTGCACACGACGG
It contains:
- a CDS encoding mycofactocin system FadH/OYE family oxidoreductase 2 translates to MLNDPLRLGPLTLRNRVVFSAHLTNYAVDGLPTAQHAAYYAARAAGGAGLVITEEHGVDRHDRPYEKLIHSCADALPGYRAITDAVHAHGAAVFAQLTHNGGQASGMYSRRPVQAPSPVPDPLFREVPVELDTAGIARIVDGYAETAARCVAGGFDGVELQGSHSSLIRQFLSPATNHRTDSYGRDRDRFLIEVVDAVRAAIGPDRVLGVRLCGEEGIDQGIGIDAAVATTRGLASRVDYLNTSIGVATSTLHLIEASLRFAPGYALPIPAAIRRAVDLPVIGVGRFTTPADAERALADGACDLVGVVRGQIAEPAFASAPVRACVGCNQECVGRVGQNRWLGCVVNPRAGREAVALPAPGVPTRVLVVGGGPGGLRAAATAAVRGHRVVLCERDGATGGAVRLAAAAPGRAEFGNVVRDLLAECRAAGVEIRTGVDVDPAYVDREAPDVVVLATGARARVPDWARGIAGVVDVRDVLSGRVHTTGSVLVYDELGFHQAPAAAEWLAAAGATVEIMTPGLVVAQDLGTTLDMELFHRRAHAAGIVLSTDRVITGAVDGPEVAVLHHTVGDVEQRRFDLVVTVVPAEPDDALWVALRDGPRPVHRVGDCLAPRRVHAAVVEGDRVAVAL